In Nocardia sp. NBC_00403, one DNA window encodes the following:
- a CDS encoding alpha/beta fold hydrolase — translation MSTEPAAASATPTIVLVHGAFADSSSWNGVVGKLRAQGYSVIAAANPLRGLDSDAAYIGSVLDGIEGPCVLVGHSYGGSVITVAAAGKASVTALVYIAAFIPAEGESALQLTDKFPGSTLAPTTRPAQYPLSDGSQGTELYIRQEEFPAQFAADVPVATAELLAATQRPVALAALQEPATAAAWRTISTFALLTTEDKNIPVQAQRFMAERATAHTVEVSASHAVSVSHPGEVSDLIALAANK, via the coding sequence GTGAGTACCGAACCCGCGGCCGCGTCCGCGACACCGACCATCGTGCTGGTGCACGGCGCGTTCGCCGACTCCTCCAGCTGGAACGGCGTCGTCGGAAAGCTGCGCGCACAGGGATATTCCGTCATTGCCGCGGCCAACCCGCTGCGCGGCCTCGACAGCGACGCCGCCTATATCGGCTCGGTCCTCGACGGCATCGAAGGGCCGTGTGTCCTGGTCGGCCATTCCTACGGCGGCAGCGTCATCACCGTTGCCGCCGCCGGGAAAGCGAGTGTGACAGCGCTCGTCTATATCGCCGCCTTCATCCCCGCGGAGGGCGAGAGCGCGCTGCAATTGACCGACAAATTCCCCGGCTCCACGCTCGCGCCGACCACCCGTCCGGCGCAGTACCCGCTGTCTGATGGGAGCCAGGGCACCGAACTCTATATCCGGCAGGAGGAATTCCCCGCACAGTTCGCCGCCGATGTCCCCGTCGCCACCGCCGAGTTGCTGGCCGCGACCCAGCGGCCCGTTGCTCTGGCCGCGCTACAGGAACCGGCGACCGCGGCAGCGTGGCGAACCATTTCCACGTTCGCCCTGCTCACCACCGAGGACAAGAACATCCCTGTGCAGGCGCAACGGTTTATGGCCGAGCGGGCTACCGCCCACACCGTCGAGGTCTCTGCCTCACATGCGGTCAGTGTCTCCCACCCGGGTGAGGTGAGTGATCTGATCGCGTTGGCGGCGAACAAGTAG